One window of Alteromonas sp. LMIT006 genomic DNA carries:
- a CDS encoding sulfite exporter TauE/SafE family protein, which produces MTEFFILLAAGLLSGIVNAIAGGGSFISFPALVFVGIPPVFANATNTFASCAGYMSGAYAFREELLANKRLTILYSAMGILGGAMGGVLLLQFSNDAFSDLIPWLLLFATVLFVIGPYLSQWLKRRATRPSSALKAYVVGSILMLLCSVYGGFFNAGLGIILLSVCALMGLQNMALMNGLKLLVSVTVSLSALVVFVWQDMIAWYLGSVLLIGNMAGAYLAARISKFCSDTVMRKIVLVFSIGMTMYFFLQ; this is translated from the coding sequence GTGACTGAGTTTTTTATATTATTAGCGGCTGGATTACTCAGTGGCATTGTTAATGCCATTGCAGGTGGTGGAAGTTTTATCTCATTTCCGGCGTTAGTATTTGTTGGGATCCCACCGGTGTTTGCGAATGCAACGAACACCTTTGCTTCATGTGCAGGGTATATGAGCGGTGCCTATGCGTTTCGTGAGGAATTACTGGCGAACAAACGCCTGACGATCTTGTATTCCGCAATGGGCATCTTGGGCGGAGCCATGGGTGGAGTACTGTTGTTGCAGTTTTCCAATGACGCTTTTTCGGATTTGATCCCTTGGCTGTTGCTTTTTGCTACGGTGCTATTTGTTATCGGTCCGTATCTTTCACAGTGGCTAAAACGCCGAGCAACCCGACCATCATCAGCCTTAAAAGCCTATGTGGTTGGTTCAATTTTAATGCTTTTATGCAGTGTTTACGGTGGCTTTTTTAATGCCGGGCTTGGTATTATTTTATTGAGTGTGTGCGCCCTGATGGGCTTACAAAATATGGCTTTAATGAACGGCTTAAAACTCCTTGTTTCGGTAACTGTGTCGTTGTCTGCTTTGGTTGTATTTGTCTGGCAAGACATGATTGCGTGGTATCTTGGTAGCGTGTTACTCATTGGTAATATGGCTGGAGCTTATTTGGCTGCACGTATCTCTAAATTCTGTTCAGATACGGTGATGCGCAAAATTGTACTCGTGTTCAGTATTGGCATGACAATGTATTTTTTCCTTCAATAA
- a CDS encoding S9 family peptidase, whose translation MKKPLFMSCALLLASTVFAETTSTSNYLEYKDIFNLEYAAKPTVLSANTVIYERHSMDIMADTRRTNLWIVDLENNTHYPLLSDSKNHFSPVLSSNGKHLAYLSSKEDKVQIYVRHLDNGATTKVTDVAMTPSQMAFSPDDKHIAFVMFTPTKTKPLFTLDGKPEGAKWAASPQYIEQTLFQRDGRGMNKPGNMQVFIVPTIGGTPRQISSGNYDYNSQISWSKDGKTLYVSANIHDDRDFDVFNSDVLALDITTGKQSVLTDDSGPENNPLLSPDGKLIAYTGFVDNGRSFQVQQLYVMNNDGSNNRLLTAELDRSVSDLQWSRDGKGLYFSYDDHGKKHVGFVSLNGELDVLTDVLGGQSIGRPYTSGDFTVMPDGQVVVTSSIGTQPADLALVKNDGIIPLTDLNSDVFAHKTLNAPELLTVKSSVDNRELQAWVVKPPGFDPTKKYPMILEIHGGPHTAYGPEFSAEVQLFAAAGYVVIYGNPRGSTSQGSEFANTIDKNYPSEDYNDLMDMVDGLIAKGYIDENNLFVTGGSGGGVLTAWIIGNTDRFAGAVVAKPVINWISMIGTSDIYTFMARYWFTDLPWNDIDQYWSRSPLRLVGNVTTPTMVLTGELDVRTPMAESEQYYGALRLEGVDSALVRIQDAYHGIAAKPSNLANKVGYILAWFERHRTKPTT comes from the coding sequence ATGAAAAAACCTCTTTTTATGAGTTGTGCGCTACTGCTTGCAAGTACTGTTTTCGCTGAAACAACTTCAACATCCAATTATCTAGAATACAAAGATATCTTTAACCTAGAATATGCTGCTAAGCCAACAGTGTTAAGCGCTAACACGGTGATTTATGAACGTCATAGTATGGACATTATGGCCGATACTCGACGCACTAATCTTTGGATAGTTGATCTTGAGAATAACACACACTATCCCTTATTGTCCGACAGTAAAAATCATTTTTCACCTGTGCTTTCGTCGAATGGCAAGCATCTTGCGTACCTTTCATCAAAAGAAGACAAGGTTCAAATCTATGTGCGTCACCTCGATAACGGCGCCACCACAAAAGTCACAGATGTGGCAATGACACCGAGTCAAATGGCCTTTTCTCCAGATGATAAACACATCGCATTTGTCATGTTTACTCCAACCAAAACGAAACCTTTGTTCACTCTGGATGGTAAACCAGAAGGCGCCAAATGGGCAGCAAGCCCTCAATATATTGAACAGACGCTGTTTCAACGCGATGGTCGAGGCATGAACAAACCGGGCAATATGCAGGTGTTCATTGTACCTACTATCGGCGGTACACCTAGACAAATCTCATCTGGCAACTATGACTACAACAGTCAGATTAGCTGGTCCAAGGATGGCAAGACATTATATGTTTCTGCCAATATCCATGATGATCGTGACTTTGATGTCTTTAATTCCGATGTTTTAGCACTTGATATCACAACCGGTAAACAGAGCGTTTTGACTGATGATTCAGGTCCTGAAAACAACCCTCTACTGAGTCCTGATGGCAAACTTATTGCCTATACTGGGTTTGTTGATAATGGTCGTTCATTTCAAGTCCAACAACTTTATGTCATGAATAATGATGGCTCTAATAACCGTCTCCTCACGGCTGAGCTTGATCGTTCAGTCAGTGATTTACAATGGTCTCGCGATGGGAAAGGCTTATATTTTAGCTACGACGACCACGGCAAGAAGCACGTTGGCTTTGTCTCACTCAATGGAGAGTTAGATGTCCTGACAGATGTCTTAGGTGGACAAAGTATTGGCCGGCCCTATACTTCCGGAGACTTTACTGTGATGCCGGATGGGCAAGTCGTAGTGACTTCGTCGATTGGCACACAACCGGCTGATTTAGCTCTGGTTAAAAACGATGGCATCATTCCTTTGACTGATTTAAACAGCGATGTGTTTGCGCACAAAACACTCAATGCTCCAGAGCTTTTGACCGTCAAAAGCAGCGTGGACAACAGAGAACTACAAGCGTGGGTGGTTAAGCCTCCGGGCTTTGATCCCACAAAAAAATATCCCATGATCTTAGAGATCCACGGTGGTCCACATACCGCATACGGTCCTGAGTTTTCCGCTGAAGTGCAGCTGTTTGCTGCAGCCGGTTATGTAGTCATTTATGGCAACCCTCGTGGTTCAACCTCACAGGGGAGTGAATTTGCTAATACTATTGATAAAAACTACCCGTCTGAAGACTATAATGATTTGATGGATATGGTAGACGGTCTTATTGCCAAAGGCTACATCGATGAGAACAACCTATTTGTGACCGGAGGCTCAGGTGGCGGTGTACTCACTGCTTGGATCATCGGTAATACCGACCGCTTTGCCGGCGCCGTTGTAGCCAAACCTGTTATTAATTGGATCAGTATGATTGGTACTTCAGATATCTACACATTCATGGCACGTTACTGGTTTACCGATTTACCATGGAATGACATTGACCAGTATTGGTCTCGCTCGCCCCTGCGCCTGGTTGGCAATGTTACTACTCCGACTATGGTGCTCACCGGTGAATTAGATGTGCGAACGCCCATGGCAGAATCAGAGCAATACTATGGTGCATTGCGATTAGAGGGGGTAGATAGTGCACTTGTACGAATACAGGATGCCTACCATGGCATTGCCGCAAAACCCTCCAATCTTGCGAATAAAGTAGGATACATTTTGGCTTGGTTTGAACGGCATAGAACAAAGCCAACGACTTAA
- a CDS encoding TonB-dependent receptor yields MKHIFLVGTISALIGQANATVETIEVKGQYASHVIEQTLSVDATTAPDMREQLAKLPGINVNSNGQISGIMQYRGMLGERVRVNINGAEVIGAGPNGMDPPISHIMGVPYQQVTLYRGIAPVSVGAEVIGGAVSIDDFAIDFASTAQWDMQGGLTLNVANFGVQSMGGLFHGSNESAYIGISADRQTGDNMVAGDGRTVPSTFYERQAWQMRAGLNLGTHRFDALVSHRDTNAAGTPALNMDILFIDATWFRLSHEFNADDDWQWQTRVFGNQNTHDMDNFSLRLAPPPVRQRLNQTGSKALGLESKVRINTLDGHATLGINMSQRSHDSFISNPNNPLFYINNFDSVKRTRASMFVEHQQAFGEGELQFGLRATNVSLDAESIGSNMAMMNTHVVSLQDAFNQSDRNRDFALVDITGHWQVPITEEWSLLFAAGLKQRAPTYSELYTWFPLGISGGLADGNIYIGNLGLAHETAKKIDMGIEYQHSNSAFSFHLFYDRIRDYITGQPSEVTAANNIALMNNVALPLQWQNTQAVLKGIELDGRYQLSKHWQLMGVAEYVRGIQLDSSDKDLYRIAPFNLRVNLEYQSDLWQWRLTTQYVAAQDQVASLHNETESNSYVLADTTITYYVSPQLKVDIAMQNLFDTDYADHLASVNRVNGAEIEAGEKIPGAGRTFGLTATYQF; encoded by the coding sequence ATGAAACACATTTTTTTAGTGGGCACAATCAGTGCCCTTATTGGTCAGGCAAATGCAACAGTTGAAACCATTGAAGTCAAGGGTCAATACGCTTCTCATGTGATAGAACAAACCCTATCCGTAGATGCAACCACTGCGCCTGATATGCGCGAACAACTCGCAAAATTACCTGGGATCAACGTCAATAGTAACGGACAGATTTCGGGGATTATGCAATATCGAGGCATGCTTGGGGAGCGCGTTCGAGTCAATATTAACGGTGCAGAAGTGATAGGTGCTGGACCAAATGGTATGGATCCGCCTATTTCACACATAATGGGTGTGCCTTATCAGCAAGTGACCTTATATCGTGGGATTGCGCCCGTGTCAGTGGGCGCTGAGGTAATTGGTGGCGCTGTCTCAATCGATGATTTTGCCATTGACTTTGCGTCGACGGCGCAGTGGGACATGCAAGGCGGGTTGACCCTCAATGTTGCTAACTTTGGCGTGCAATCAATGGGAGGACTGTTTCACGGAAGCAATGAATCCGCGTATATTGGAATCAGTGCAGATCGCCAGACGGGTGACAATATGGTGGCGGGAGATGGTCGAACAGTGCCATCTACGTTTTATGAACGTCAAGCATGGCAAATGCGTGCAGGTCTGAACTTGGGGACACATCGGTTTGATGCACTCGTCTCTCATAGGGACACAAATGCTGCAGGTACGCCGGCACTGAATATGGACATTTTATTCATTGATGCAACGTGGTTTCGGTTGTCTCATGAGTTTAACGCTGATGATGATTGGCAATGGCAGACCCGCGTGTTTGGGAATCAAAACACGCATGACATGGATAACTTCAGCTTACGTTTAGCACCACCACCTGTTCGACAGCGTCTAAATCAAACTGGCTCGAAAGCACTCGGTTTAGAGAGCAAAGTGCGCATCAATACCTTAGATGGCCATGCGACATTGGGTATAAATATGAGCCAGCGCAGTCATGATTCGTTTATATCTAACCCCAACAACCCACTATTCTACATCAATAATTTTGATAGCGTTAAGAGAACTCGGGCATCGATGTTTGTTGAGCATCAGCAAGCATTTGGGGAGGGTGAACTTCAGTTTGGTCTGCGCGCAACGAATGTCTCATTAGATGCCGAGTCAATTGGTTCTAATATGGCCATGATGAATACCCATGTCGTATCTTTACAAGATGCGTTTAATCAATCTGATCGCAATCGGGATTTTGCGCTGGTGGATATCACAGGCCATTGGCAAGTGCCCATTACAGAAGAATGGTCTTTGCTTTTTGCTGCTGGGTTAAAACAGCGAGCACCTACTTATTCAGAACTTTACACTTGGTTCCCGCTAGGTATTTCTGGTGGATTAGCCGATGGTAATATTTACATCGGTAATCTCGGATTAGCCCATGAAACGGCTAAAAAGATCGACATGGGTATTGAATATCAACACTCAAATAGTGCGTTCTCGTTCCATTTGTTTTACGACCGGATCCGCGATTACATCACCGGACAACCTTCAGAAGTCACTGCCGCCAATAACATTGCGTTGATGAATAATGTTGCACTGCCGTTACAGTGGCAAAATACGCAAGCGGTACTCAAAGGCATAGAGCTAGATGGGCGCTATCAGCTATCCAAACACTGGCAACTCATGGGGGTGGCAGAATACGTTCGTGGGATTCAACTTGATTCAAGCGACAAAGATTTGTACCGGATTGCACCATTTAATCTCCGGGTAAATCTAGAGTATCAATCTGACCTATGGCAATGGCGTCTTACAACCCAATATGTTGCTGCGCAAGATCAGGTCGCTTCATTACACAATGAAACTGAAAGTAATAGTTATGTACTGGCTGATACAACTATCACCTATTATGTGAGCCCTCAACTGAAAGTTGACATAGCAATGCAGAATCTATTCGATACTGACTATGCAGATCATTTGGCAAGTGTAAATCGCGTTAATGGAGCTGAAATAGAAGCGGGTGAAAAAATACCAGGAGCAGGTCGAACATTCGGTTTGACGGCGACCTATCAGTTTTAA
- a CDS encoding ExeM/NucH family extracellular endonuclease, whose protein sequence is MRRNYLNFTIIFLTVFSHQVSAGIVGHWFNQCQSLGAKKVNIHTIQGSDDVSPLVGQDVEVQGIITAVAPQLKGFFIQEEAEDMDGNPKTSEGLFVFSQILPDIEVGHIVSVRGEVQEHFGMTQIKAIGVSRPCGKENIQSVTMTLPLAEDFDWETIEGMHVEIKQPTVILNTYNYTRYNELTIGNQLLMQPTDVFEPRTPEASKLKALNARSQVTIDDMANGAPSLNQLLIPLNADDSLRNGSTLTSVRGVVDFSFERYRIRTSGAITVSRASRPEIPKLQGDLRIASFNVLNLFNGNGQRNGFPTQRGADTFEEYNLQLKKIVNTILIMDAHVVGLNELENDGYDASSSIAQLVDALNQANGKRKYDYIGRNESAIGNDSISVGIIYQPEAVSPQGNLLVLTGENSPKDEQGPLFDTRRNRPSFTQIFQDKVSGRSFVVNVNHLKSKGSSCGIDDDSILQGNCNGTRTRAAQGLTRWLSDNFSDMPIYIVGDLNSYAKEDPIKTFESAGLVNTVNAFNNGSYTYSFRGEVGSLDYVLANQQGMSFVVDAKVWHSNAAEPIALDYKRHLVRSDRKKPQNFRNDSPYRASDHNAVIIGVSFE, encoded by the coding sequence ATGAGACGAAATTATCTAAACTTCACTATTATCTTTTTGACGGTTTTCTCCCATCAAGTAAGTGCGGGCATCGTTGGTCATTGGTTCAATCAGTGTCAGAGTCTCGGCGCCAAAAAAGTAAATATTCACACGATTCAGGGCTCTGACGATGTCTCACCGCTCGTGGGACAAGATGTCGAGGTGCAAGGCATCATTACTGCGGTTGCTCCCCAACTAAAGGGGTTTTTCATACAGGAAGAAGCTGAGGATATGGACGGTAATCCAAAGACATCAGAGGGTCTATTTGTCTTTAGCCAAATTCTGCCTGATATTGAGGTGGGTCATATCGTAAGCGTTCGCGGCGAAGTGCAGGAACATTTTGGCATGACACAGATTAAAGCGATAGGTGTGTCTAGACCCTGTGGAAAAGAAAATATCCAGTCAGTCACAATGACTTTACCATTAGCGGAGGACTTTGATTGGGAAACCATAGAAGGTATGCATGTCGAAATCAAGCAACCGACAGTCATCCTCAATACCTATAATTATACTCGATACAATGAACTCACCATTGGCAACCAATTACTGATGCAACCCACTGATGTTTTTGAACCGCGCACTCCAGAGGCATCAAAACTTAAAGCCCTAAATGCACGCAGCCAAGTGACCATTGATGACATGGCTAATGGAGCCCCATCACTAAACCAGTTGCTAATTCCCTTGAACGCAGATGACTCATTACGGAACGGTAGTACTCTTACATCGGTGCGAGGGGTAGTTGATTTTAGTTTTGAACGATATCGCATTCGCACTAGTGGAGCAATTACAGTGAGTCGTGCTTCGCGACCAGAGATACCTAAGTTACAAGGTGATTTGAGAATCGCGAGTTTCAATGTCCTTAACTTATTCAACGGAAATGGACAAAGAAATGGTTTTCCTACTCAACGAGGAGCAGATACGTTCGAAGAATATAATCTACAACTTAAAAAAATCGTCAATACCATCCTTATTATGGATGCGCATGTAGTTGGATTAAACGAACTAGAAAATGATGGTTATGATGCGAGCTCATCCATTGCACAGCTGGTTGATGCGCTCAATCAAGCTAACGGTAAACGCAAGTATGATTACATCGGTAGAAATGAATCAGCAATTGGTAATGATTCAATCTCAGTAGGCATTATTTACCAGCCTGAAGCCGTGAGTCCACAAGGTAATCTCTTAGTGCTCACTGGAGAGAACTCACCAAAAGATGAACAAGGTCCTCTTTTTGATACTCGTCGAAATCGTCCTTCTTTTACCCAAATATTCCAAGACAAAGTGTCAGGCCGATCTTTTGTCGTCAATGTTAATCACTTAAAATCCAAAGGTAGCAGCTGTGGTATAGATGATGATTCTATATTACAGGGCAATTGTAATGGTACCCGTACCCGTGCTGCTCAAGGCCTAACACGATGGTTATCTGATAATTTTTCTGATATGCCCATTTATATTGTCGGAGATCTAAATAGTTACGCCAAAGAAGACCCAATAAAAACTTTCGAATCTGCAGGTTTGGTCAATACGGTAAACGCATTTAATAACGGCAGTTATACCTATAGTTTTAGGGGTGAAGTAGGTTCACTCGACTATGTACTTGCCAATCAACAGGGCATGAGTTTTGTTGTAGATGCTAAAGTCTGGCACAGCAATGCCGCTGAGCCTATTGCGTTAGACTATAAACGTCACTTGGTTCGCAGTGACCGCAAAAAGCCTCAAAATTTTCGCAATGATAGTCCGTATAGGGCTTCAGATCACAATGCGGTGATTATCGGCGTATCGTTCGAGTAG